Proteins from a genomic interval of Desulfovibrio desulfuricans:
- the surE gene encoding 5'/3'-nucleotidase SurE, with amino-acid sequence MDVLLTNDDGIRARGLRALYAALLEAGHTVHVVAPMTQQSGVGHSLTVFEPVRAMDFEEPDFKGLGIYGTPTDCVKLALGQLLPKKPDMVISGINAGPNVGPDILYSGTVGAATEAGHENLPSIAVSHDCYKVKNGDLLPQARHLVALAERIDWSQLGRRRVVNVNYPACPLDEVKGLRVCPQTSAVWVNTYSERLDPRGAPYWWLEGEIPAETIEPDSDKDMLNRGYITLTPLRFDFTDPAGLNALAGMKLG; translated from the coding sequence ATGGACGTTCTTCTGACCAACGATGACGGCATCCGGGCGCGCGGCCTGCGCGCGCTTTACGCCGCCCTGCTTGAAGCAGGGCATACAGTGCATGTGGTGGCCCCCATGACCCAGCAATCTGGCGTGGGGCACTCGCTGACCGTATTCGAACCTGTACGCGCCATGGACTTTGAAGAACCCGACTTCAAGGGTCTGGGTATTTACGGCACACCCACGGACTGCGTCAAACTGGCTCTTGGGCAGCTCCTGCCCAAAAAGCCCGACATGGTCATTTCGGGCATCAACGCAGGGCCCAACGTTGGCCCGGACATTCTGTATTCCGGCACGGTGGGCGCTGCCACGGAGGCGGGCCACGAAAATCTGCCGAGCATTGCTGTTTCGCACGACTGCTACAAGGTCAAAAACGGCGATCTGCTGCCGCAGGCCCGGCATCTGGTGGCGCTGGCCGAGCGCATCGACTGGTCGCAGTTGGGCCGCCGCAGGGTCGTCAACGTCAACTATCCTGCCTGCCCGCTGGACGAGGTCAAAGGCCTGCGCGTCTGCCCGCAGACCAGCGCCGTGTGGGTAAACACCTACTCGGAACGCCTGGACCCGCGCGGCGCGCCCTACTGGTGGCTTGAGGGCGAAATTCCTGCGGAAACCATTGAACCGGACTCGGACAAAGACATGCTCAACCGGGGATACATTACCCTTACCCCCCTGCGCTTTGATTTTACCGATCCGGCTGGCCTGAACGCGCTGGCGGGCATGAAGCTCGGCTAG
- the fba gene encoding class II fructose-1,6-bisphosphate aldolase: MPLINPKEMFAAAYAGGYAIGAFNVNNMEIIQGIMSAASEEKSPVILQVSSGARKYAGQIYIMKLVEAALALDPSIPVVVHLDHGPSFEMCRDCIDGGFTSVMIDGSHLSFEDNIALTKQVVDYAHPRGVWVEAELGKLAGIEEHVQSAEHVYTDPDEAVEFVNRTGCDSLAVAIGTSHGAYKFKGEAKLDFDRLARIGDKLPNYPLVLHGASSVPQEFVSLCNQYGGQVGGAKGVPEDMLRKAAGMNVCKINVDTDIRLAVTASIRQYLAEHPDQFDPRAYLTPARDAVKNMVAHKIRNVMGSSNKA, from the coding sequence ATGCCTCTTATCAATCCCAAAGAAATGTTCGCCGCCGCCTATGCCGGCGGGTATGCCATTGGCGCGTTCAACGTCAACAACATGGAAATCATCCAGGGCATCATGAGCGCGGCCTCCGAGGAAAAATCTCCGGTCATCCTTCAGGTGTCTTCGGGCGCGCGCAAGTATGCCGGGCAGATATACATCATGAAACTTGTGGAAGCGGCGCTTGCGCTTGATCCTTCCATTCCCGTGGTGGTGCACCTTGATCACGGCCCCAGCTTTGAAATGTGCCGCGACTGCATTGACGGCGGCTTCACCTCCGTGATGATCGATGGTTCGCACCTGTCGTTTGAAGACAACATCGCCCTGACCAAGCAGGTGGTGGACTATGCCCACCCTCGCGGCGTATGGGTTGAGGCCGAACTGGGCAAGCTGGCTGGCATAGAGGAACATGTGCAGTCTGCCGAACACGTCTACACCGACCCCGATGAAGCCGTGGAATTTGTAAACCGCACGGGCTGCGATTCGCTGGCCGTTGCCATCGGCACAAGCCACGGCGCGTACAAGTTCAAGGGCGAAGCCAAGCTTGATTTTGACCGTCTGGCCCGCATTGGCGACAAGCTGCCGAATTACCCTCTGGTTCTGCACGGCGCGTCCAGCGTACCGCAGGAATTTGTAAGCCTGTGCAACCAGTATGGCGGCCAGGTTGGCGGAGCCAAGGGCGTGCCCGAAGACATGCTGCGCAAGGCTGCGGGCATGAATGTGTGCAAAATCAATGTGGATACGGACATCCGCCTGGCCGTCACCGCATCCATCCGTCAGTATCTTGCCGAACACCCTGACCAGTTTGACCCGCGCGCCTACCTCACCCCCGCTCGCGATGCCGTCAAGAACATGGTGGCCCACAAGATCCGCAAT